The sequence below is a genomic window from Deltaproteobacteria bacterium.
TCCCGCCACATCCACACGCCCGCCCCCACCAGGGCCGCGCCCACCACGGCCGTCGCGATCCCCGGCGCCAGCGTCTCGCGCCGCTCCGCCTGGCGCACGCCCCCCTCGATCCGGTCGCCGTCCATCGCGATCATCGCCACCCCCGCGCCCACTGCCGCCACGCCCGCACCGGCCGCCACCCACTTCCACGCGCCGAACCGCGGGCCGCCGCCGCCGGACCGCTCCAGCGTCACGTCGACCGTCTCCGTCTCCCCCGCGTCGATGTGCACCCGGCGCACCGCCACCCGATACCCCGGCTTGTCGATCGCCACCGTGTGGTCCCCCGGATACACGCCATAGCGCAGCTCCGTCGCGCCGACGGGCGCGCCGTCCACCGACACCCGCGCGCCGGACGGCCGCGACCGCACGACCAGCCGCGCGGCCGTCGGCCCGATCGACGCCGCCGTCCGCCGGAGCGCCGCGACGA
It includes:
- a CDS encoding PEGA domain-containing protein, whose protein sequence is MQAAIGAMRVRALAAVAVATLAAAGVARAETVAVAASTGDALTAAALQAANRKAAELGWTLVGDGVEGAAAADVMASCALDDRDCVRAAAGSLAADVVIWLRVRNGDADGARVLIGTLIDPQSGEAKAVETRQCAACTEAGIAELAADVVAALRRTAASIGPTAARLVVRSRPSGARVSVDGAPVGATELRYGVYPGDHTVAIDKPGYRVAVRRVHIDAGETETVDVTLERSGGGGPRFGAWKWVAAGAGVAAVGAGVAMIAMDGDRIEGGVRQAERRETLAPGIATAVVGAALVGAGVWMWR